The following are encoded together in the Triticum dicoccoides isolate Atlit2015 ecotype Zavitan chromosome 6B, WEW_v2.0, whole genome shotgun sequence genome:
- the LOC119325406 gene encoding uncharacterized protein LOC119325406 isoform X1, with protein MKKSSNLEAFLHAATPLLPWRSTTMERFQGAPSSVWQQPDGKSKDAVEYFALSDLWEHYAESSAYGLAVPVRDAGDRAVVTTQHFVPYLSAVQLYTATKPTTHTLGATSRSTGSETDSWSDDSVGDRFAGSGSSSWDAASDEDDSSSTYDGTGSTGVSAKQSGYLNFQYREWDSPYERVPLAHKVAELAQDYPCLTSLSSAELSPSSWISVAWYPIYHIPAHVNLKGTSACFLTYHSISSVFQDNIHSGPAHDDGEIAALSPFGLATYRMQGDLWKRPGSSDHRRLSELHWAAASWLKQVGAHHPDFTFFTSSHRR; from the exons ATGAAGAAGAGCAGTAATCTCGAGGCCTTCCTCCACGCCGCCACGCCCCTGCTCCCatggcgctccaccacaatg GAACGTTTCCAGGGCGCGCCGAGCAGCGTGTGGCAGCAGCCGGACGGCAAGAGCAAGGACGCGGTGGAGTACTTCGCACTGTCCGACCTCTGGGAGCACTACGCCGAGAGCAGCGCCTACGGGCTCGCCGTGCCCGTCCGGGACGCCGGTGACCGGGCCGTGGTCACCACCCAGCACTTCGTCCCCTACCTCTCCGCCGTCCAGCTCTACACCGCCACAAAGCCCACCACTCACACCCTCGGCGCCACCTCCAG GAGCACGGGTAGTGAGACAGATTCATGGAGCGACGACAGCGTGGGCGATCGGTTCGCcggctccggctcctcctcctGGGACGCTGCGTCTGACGAAGACGATTCTTCCTCCACCTACGACGGCACCGGCTCCACCGGCGTCTCAGCGAAGCAGAGTGGGTACCTGAACTTCCAGTACAGGGAGTGGGACTCGCCCTACGAGAGGGTGCCGCTGGCTCACAAG GTGGCGGAGCTGGCCCAGGATTACCCGTGCCTGACGTCCCTCAGCAGCGCGGAGCTCTCGCCGTCCAGTTGGATATCCGTGGCATG GTACCCAATCTATCACATTCCTGCTCATGTCAACCTGAAGGGTACCTCCGCCTGCTTCCTCACCTACCATTCCATCTCATCGGTCTTCCAAG ACAACATACATAGCGGACCGGCGCACGATGATGGTGAGATCGCGGCGCTCTCGCCGTTCGGGCTGGCAACATACAGGATGCAAGGCGACCTATGGAAGAGACCAGGGTCATCAGACCATAGGAGGCTGTCTGAGCTTCACTGGGCGGCGGCCTCCTGGTTGAAGCAAGTCGGTGCACACCACCCCGACTTCACCTTCTTCACATCTTCACACCGTCGATAA
- the LOC119325406 gene encoding uncharacterized protein LOC119325406 isoform X2: MKTSSNLEGFLQAATPLLPWRSATMERFQGAPSSVWQQPDGKSKDAVEYFALSDLWEHYAESSAYGLAVPVRDAGDRAVVTTQHFVPYLSAVQLYTATKPTTHTLGATSRSTGSETDSWSDDSVGDRFAGSGSSSWDAASDEDDSSSTYDGTGSTGVSAKQSGYLNFQYREWDSPYERVPLAHKVAELAQDYPCLTSLSSAELSPSSWISVAWYPIYHIPAHVNLKGTSACFLTYHSISSVFQDNIHSGPAHDDGEIAALSPFGLATYRMQGDLWKRPGSSDHRRLSELHWAAASWLKQVGAHHPDFTFFTSSHRR; this comes from the exons GAACGTTTCCAGGGCGCGCCGAGCAGCGTGTGGCAGCAGCCGGACGGCAAGAGCAAGGACGCGGTGGAGTACTTCGCACTGTCCGACCTCTGGGAGCACTACGCCGAGAGCAGCGCCTACGGGCTCGCCGTGCCCGTCCGGGACGCCGGTGACCGGGCCGTGGTCACCACCCAGCACTTCGTCCCCTACCTCTCCGCCGTCCAGCTCTACACCGCCACAAAGCCCACCACTCACACCCTCGGCGCCACCTCCAG GAGCACGGGTAGTGAGACAGATTCATGGAGCGACGACAGCGTGGGCGATCGGTTCGCcggctccggctcctcctcctGGGACGCTGCGTCTGACGAAGACGATTCTTCCTCCACCTACGACGGCACCGGCTCCACCGGCGTCTCAGCGAAGCAGAGTGGGTACCTGAACTTCCAGTACAGGGAGTGGGACTCGCCCTACGAGAGGGTGCCGCTGGCTCACAAG GTGGCGGAGCTGGCCCAGGATTACCCGTGCCTGACGTCCCTCAGCAGCGCGGAGCTCTCGCCGTCCAGTTGGATATCCGTGGCATG GTACCCAATCTATCACATTCCTGCTCATGTCAACCTGAAGGGTACCTCCGCCTGCTTCCTCACCTACCATTCCATCTCATCGGTCTTCCAAG ACAACATACATAGCGGACCGGCGCACGATGATGGTGAGATCGCGGCGCTCTCGCCGTTCGGGCTGGCAACATACAGGATGCAAGGCGACCTATGGAAGAGACCAGGGTCATCAGACCATAGGAGGCTGTCTGAGCTTCACTGGGCGGCGGCCTCCTGGTTGAAGCAAGTCGGTGCACACCACCCCGACTTCACCTTCTTCACATCTTCACACCGTCGATAA